GAGACCGCGGACTGTGTGTCGCTGGAGGTGACACCGGTGGGGCGGGCGCTGCCGGAGTTCTCGCCGGGCCGGTTCGCCATGATGTACGCCTTCGGCGTCGGGGAGGTGCCGATCTCGGTCAGCGCGACCGGTGACGCCCACCGTCTGGTGCACACCGTCCGAGCGATCGGCGCGGTCACCGGCGCGCTGTGCCGACTCAGGGCGGGGGACGTGATCGGCCTGCGGGGCCCCTACGGCACCGGCTGGGACCTCGACGCGGCGGCCGGGTCGGACGTCCTGGTGGTCGCCGGCGGCATCGGGCTCGCCCCGCTGCGCCCGGTGGTGCGCCATGTGCTCGGCCACCCCGGGCACTACGGCGGCCTTCAGGTGCTGATCGGGGCCCGTACGCCCGAGGATCTGCTCTACGGGGCGGAACCGGAGCACTGGCGGCGCGCCTCGGCCCAGGTGGAGGTGACCGTCGACCGGCCCGGCCCGGGTTGGCATGGCAGCGTGGGCGTGGTCACCACCCTGCTGGACCGGGTCGACTGGCGCCCGGACCGGACCGCCGCGCTGCTCTGCGGCCCCGAGGTGATGATCCGGCACACTGCCCGGGCTCTGCTCGCCCGCGGCCTGCCCGCGCGTCGGATCCAGGTGTCACTGGAACGGAACATGCGCTGCGGCACCGGCCACTGCGGCCACTGCCAGCTCGGGCCGCTGCTGCTGTGCCGGGACGGCCCGGTGGTCGGCTACGACCGCGCCCAGCCCCTGCTCGCCGTCAGGGAGCTGTGAGATGGAACCCGACCCCCGCCCTTCCCTTGCCGTGTGGAAGTTCGCCTCGTGCGACGGCTGCCAGCTGACCCTGCTCGACTGCGAGGACGAACTGCTCCCGCTCACCGACCGGGTACGCATCACACACTTCCTGGAGATGTCCAGTGCGGAGGACTCCCGGGAGCGGGCCACCCTCGAGGGGACCGGGCCGTACGACCTCTCCCTGGTGGACGGGTCCATCACCACCGCCGAGGACGTCCGGCGCGTCCACCACATCCGGCGGATCTCCCGCCGCCTGGTCACCATCGGCGCCTGCGCCACCGCGGGCGGCATCCAGGCGCTGCGCAACTTCGCGGATGTGGCGGAGTTCCGCGCCGCGGTCTACGCCGACCCGGAGTACATCGCCACGCTGGACACCTCCACACCCATCTCGGCGCATGTGCCGGTCGACTTCGAGTTGCGCGGCTGTCCGATCGACCGCGGCCAGCTGCTGGAGGTGATCACGGCCTTTCTGGCCGGGCGCAAGCCGAACGTCTCCGGCCACAGCGTCTGCTTCGAGTGCAAGCGGCGTGGCACGACCTGTATCACCGTCGCCCAGGGCATCCCGTGCCTGGGGCCCGTCACCCATGCCGGGTGCGGCGCCCTCTGTCCCGCCTACGGGCGCGGCTGCTACGGCTGCTTCGGGCCGATGGTCCAGCCCAACCTGGAGGCCATGGTGCGCGAGCTGCGGCACGACGGCATGAGCGAGCGGGACATCGTGCGGGTCTTCCGCACCTTCAACGCGGCCTCACCCGAATACGGCCCCGTACCCGAGCTCGCGGCCCAGGAGGCCCCCGAGACCCCGGCGGAGGAAGAGCCCCGATGAGCCACCGCGGATCCCGTGTGTTGCGTCTGGACGCACTCGCCCGGGTGGAGGGGGAAGCGGCCCTCCACTTGGCGGTGCGCGACGGGACGGTCGCCGAGGCGCGGCTGCGGATCTACGAGCCGCCCCGCTTCTTCGAGGCGTTCCTGGTCGGCCGCGGCCACGGCGAGCCACCCGACATCACCTCACGGATCTGCGGAATCTGCCCGGTCGCGTACCAGACGACCGCATGCCAGGCCATCGAGCGGGCCTGCGGGGTGACGGTCGACGAACCGCTCGTGGAACTGCGGCGGCTGCTCTACTACGGCGAATGGATCGAGAGTCAGTCCCTGCACATCCACCTGCTGCACGCCCCCGACTTCCTCGGCCACCCCAGCGCCGTCGAACTCGCCCGCGAGCACCGCGCGGCGGTGGAACGCGGCCTGCGGATCAAACAAGCGGGCAACGCCATCATGGAGCAACTCGGCGGCCGCGCCATCCACCCGATCAACGTCCGGATCGGCGGCTTCTACCACGTACCCGCTCCGGCCGAGCTCGCCCCACTGGCCGATCGGCTGTGCCGGGCCCATGACGACGCGCTGGAGACCGTGCGCTGGGTGGCCGGCTTCGACTTCCCCGATGCCG
This genomic interval from Streptomyces asiaticus contains the following:
- a CDS encoding FAD/NAD(P)-binding protein; the encoded protein is MTTVPLPYRVTAVSAETADCVSLEVTPVGRALPEFSPGRFAMMYAFGVGEVPISVSATGDAHRLVHTVRAIGAVTGALCRLRAGDVIGLRGPYGTGWDLDAAAGSDVLVVAGGIGLAPLRPVVRHVLGHPGHYGGLQVLIGARTPEDLLYGAEPEHWRRASAQVEVTVDRPGPGWHGSVGVVTTLLDRVDWRPDRTAALLCGPEVMIRHTARALLARGLPARRIQVSLERNMRCGTGHCGHCQLGPLLLCRDGPVVGYDRAQPLLAVREL
- a CDS encoding oxidoreductase; its protein translation is MEPDPRPSLAVWKFASCDGCQLTLLDCEDELLPLTDRVRITHFLEMSSAEDSRERATLEGTGPYDLSLVDGSITTAEDVRRVHHIRRISRRLVTIGACATAGGIQALRNFADVAEFRAAVYADPEYIATLDTSTPISAHVPVDFELRGCPIDRGQLLEVITAFLAGRKPNVSGHSVCFECKRRGTTCITVAQGIPCLGPVTHAGCGALCPAYGRGCYGCFGPMVQPNLEAMVRELRHDGMSERDIVRVFRTFNAASPEYGPVPELAAQEAPETPAEEEPR